A window of Glycine soja cultivar W05 chromosome 2, ASM419377v2, whole genome shotgun sequence genomic DNA:
AGATAAACATTTTTCAATACATAAACCCTATAACACTACATGagcatgggtgatcaagccataaacatgatattaagcacaaaaaagagacaataatatcaaaataacattaaataaataattagaatcattacatcaagagtgtttggttgttgagctcccaacaatgggtggtttagcctctcattgtcatgaaagACTTActaatacaaaaagaaaacaagaggcttggaagaaaatggaggaaaggGTCCCCAAGTGAATGGGTTCTCTCCCTTCTCTCGTGCCCTAGCTTTTTATTTTGGTCCCCCCAAAATAACTCTTTGAtttctcctttctttttcctttaaaatgCAGCACAATCATATTTTTCGACATTGACCGTGCACTAAGCTTGCAtgtgctcgctaagcgcacatgAAAAGTCCAGCTGGAATAAGTGACCACACACTAAGCCGCAAAATGCAGGCTAAGCCTCAGATGTGCGCTAAGCCGCAAATGTGTGCTAAGCCGCTAGATGCGGGCTAAGCCTGGCCTCAAAGTTGGCTCTTCGCACTGAGCGGTTGTTGACGCGCTAAGCGTGCTGCTCCAATTCTTCAACCCTCTTCTAGGGCTCCTATGTGTAATtctacaaacaaacaaaaaaatacactcCAAAACACTATAAATTAGCTAACTTTAGCATCTATTGGACAAaaactcagaaaaaaaaaaactaaattcctaATGTTCTAACACAAAGagaaaaattagataattattatatgatttaaatattcaaattacaTAAACATATCAGTTATCGAATGTTTGCTTTGTTTGttcattatctttttattttcttgatcaAATGTTTGATAAAGCCTGTTAAGATTATTTTGGCAACAaaccaattaattttaatcctgACCTCAGTACCTCACTACATGCCTAATCTATATGTATATATGGACAAACCCAATTCATTTTGCATAAcaatttcaatttgatttgaCTTTCAACTCAATTCCATAATTAATGATACGTAGGTGTTAGTGTGTAGGTGGGATTGGTGATGATAAGGCCAATTGATTTTACAATAAAGGACATTTCCGGGTGTTATCTCTCTTTGATGCTAGATAATCAAAGatgtcaattttttataaatagtgCCATAAGGATGACACCATAACATGTTTTCTGGGACGGATCAGATCCGCTTCGACGTCTTCAACCCATGATTTTCCTTGTCAATAGGCCAAGTCATCTGTTCTTTTATAAAGTAATAAAGAATTGTAAATGGATTATGAAACCGATTTCAGagtaaataagaaattattaagaGCAAGAGATTCGGGATGCGACACACAACACATTTCATGTTAAAGTAACTTTTAACCATTATAAGAAATAGAAGTTAATTTCTTATAAAGGTTAAATTAGTTATCTAAAATCGTGGTAAAAGTTACTTTTATATCATCCACCAAATTTAAGCATGCACATAGTTAATTTTGTGTCCATTGAATTGCAAAGTATTACATGAATATTTGATGTATTACACTATATTTTTGTgtgagataaaaagaaaaagaaaaaaaaaaaccttggaTGAACAAATCAATCCCTTTTATCTCTCTTGTCCACAAACTTCGTTTAAGACAAATTTCTCTGAGGTTCCTCTTGAAAGGGTTCAATGGAAATAATAGCATATAGCACCCCCAATCACATATGCTAAAATTAATAACCAGAAATATTGACAAAACTTGTAGAAAGAGCCTTCCATATCCCTACTTTAGAGTCCTCCCAGATTGGCATGGTGATAGATAGACAGATAGCTAAGCATTGATTCAAAATCCCTTAGTTCCAAGAACTGAATTGATGAAAGAATGATTTAATCTCCTCATCATAGCCATAGTAAATTAACTGTTTGTCACACACCACAACCCAACCCTCTAGCTTCTGAGCCTTTCATGACTCTTAGCCTTTTGCAGGAAGTCATAAACATGCTgcagaaaacaaatataaagcAAGCTCTGTGAGGTTGAGAATATGTGTATAGCTAAGACACAAACTAAACATATGATGATATgaacaaaacacacacacaaggaaagagaaagagagagagagagaacttaCTCCCATGGAACATCTCCAACTAGCATCCAGTCACCATCTTTGTCTTCATATGTAGGTGCATATTCAGAACCCTTGTAACCCTCTCTTTCAGAGTACTCACCTGAAGAAACAACAAATACCACTTCAGGTTATTTTCatcataaaaaactaatttccTTCACcacaacaagaaaaaaaaaaaagaagacaatatTGGACTATAGTGTATCcaaaagcaaatgaaatttCTTTCCTGATCTCTCACCTATGGTCAACTTGAACATGGTTTCTAAAGCTTTGAGTAGTTCAGGATAGCCCCTATAGACTTTCAAGTCAATCTTTCTGAGGTAAGGTGCTCCATCCATGATCACTTTCACATAGATCCCATCCCCCTGATCACCCTCCTGCAGGCTTTGTTTCCTGTAAGATCTGATTGGTGGCCACCCCACTATCTTTGCCCTGCCATCCATTTAGCTCAAAACTCAGATCCAAACAACATAGCAACTTctaaaagagaaataatattGGTATGTTTTCCTACTAGTTCTATTAATTCTCCTGCttctttataaagaaaatattaaataaaaatacatatgttTAATATAATACACACATTTGATATTTACCATataaagattctaaaggaagATGTAGAATTAGACAAAATAGACCATACACATGTAGGCTCATGTAACCTATGAAGCACCGACACCGACACTGACACGGACGCGTGTCGGTGTCGGACACTGACACGGACACATGTCGGACACCGGACACGGCAAAGGGCTGAAGATAGCATGTAACCACAAACTACTgcttttgataaatttattgatttttatcatAACTACCTTAAacacagaaaaaaataaaaacatgattcTTGAAAAGCTGAGTAAACTTACTTGGCTGGAGGGGCTGGATCACTCTCCACATGCTGGTCAGGTGAGGCCTTGGAAATGGAAACAGACTCTTGAGAAGTTTCAGGCACTTGCCTTTTGTTGTTTCTAATACTAATAGCATGCACGGTTTTGTCCTCCGTCCCTGGCAACCCCAATCTTAGCTCTGTTGCCTTGAGATTCAAATCATTCTCAAATACCACTCTGCTTTCCATCTTCCCCTGTGACCAGATTATCAGAATCCTCCACCACCAAATCTcttgatacttgttttctaTGCAAAGTACAAAGCAATAGTTTGTGTTggacaacaatgaaacaagcTAGGCTTCTTCAGATTTGAATTCCAGTActggtaatatatatatatatatatatatatatatatatatatatatatatatatatatattcgtgTTAATGTGGGAAAGTTGGAAATGCAAGGTTGTTAATTTATAGGAAAGTTGGAAATAAAAGGAGGTGGCAGGCTGGCAGGTGAGTAAGTGAGTGAGTGAGGGTGCATTATGGACAAAGACGTGTCGGTAGCAGCAACAGCGGTTTTAAAGCAACATGTACCCTTAGTTCCAGGACAAATGTGGGACACACTCACCAACCCTTTGGTCTGCCTTCAACTCCTTACTCCTTAGGCCGAGTTTGATTGTTGATATgagaaaatatttcaattaaaataaagaaatatataatcatattttttttttagttagacaaattctattttaaaaaatttcccttttttcttcttaacttGTACTGGCTAAACATACCGTTAAACAGCTTAAATGCGTTTAAGTTGTTAGTTTAGTGTGATTCTAAAATAAGTCATATTAATgttatgttatatattattcaattatataatattacgtgatttattttgttatatcaaaagattaaatttagttttttatttttttgatcaaagcctaaagatatttttgtaaatttaatattttatattttatatttttaatttatgtattttaaaaaatcatgttattctttaattaattcataaccTTCCTAATTCTTAGATTGATAGAATGTAAGAAAGGCTGAGTTTAGAATTATGAAGATTAAGAATTAATTAGAGATTaaagtatcttttaaaatatattaaattaaaaataaaaataaataataaaaacattaaatttaacaaaaaatccttagactttaattataaaaaatacaaaaattaaattaaattatcttataTGACAAATCAATCACATAACATTGTATGATTAGATGATATATAATTACATAACATTATCTTAGATGATATATAATCACATAAATAAATCAGGAGCGTTCATTTGAGGAAGCAGGAACATGTGAATGGAGGGTCCCTTGTGAGGGTTGGTCAAGGGGTAAGAACTGGTAGTGTGGGACTCCTTCTAGAACTTAAAACCCCGTGTGGGGGCTTATGAACGTGTGCCACATGACTAAAATAATCAAATGGAGAGACCCTTCTTTGGAAGTTAAGTGTTTATATCGTACTATAATGTATATAGATTTTGTTAACTCGCTGCTTTAATCTTGATATGCAAAAATTTGatcatagttaaaaaataacttattgaaaaattataattattgctTATTAATATATCAAATTCAGGATTTTGTTAATCGATATTCTTAagacattgattataaaattaaaaaatatatttattatgaaaatcacataaaaatataaaatatcataaataacaTAAGTTTACACAtctcaacaaaatattttttattttaattttttaatcaatattctgttaacattagttatttgttaatatttattatatattaacatatataagACATTGAAGATACTAATTCATGTTGCATTGATGTGATGCTTGATTTTGAGGTGGGTTAGAAATCCTGTACTTGGGTGGTGTACGTTAACCCTGGTCAACTTCATGTGCATGATTTGGGTTGATCTAACATATCTTGGGTCTTGACTCAGGAAGCATTTTAAATCCTAAACCTAAATTCAAGTCACATACCACAATaatacttataatattattatttatatgtaatgACATAAAATCAACGAATAAATATAAcatcatattatttaaatatttagttttttaaaacatattacttatcatctttttaattttcaattttcatttggTTTCTTTTCTTATGAGACATTATCTCACTTCCagttatatgaattattttcttatttttttaacatacaactctgagaaatattttaaaaatatttttcttatttgccaATCCTTATCTTATTCTTAATATACTTAAacttgatattttttgttttgttcttattttcaaacaatcatattaagttttttttgtgtgttgtaTTCAACATATGTAATGATACTGATACGATCCTCGAAGAGAACTATATTGTTTTTACggtatttaaaacaattataccCTGGATAAGGAAGATCTCACAAATGTGTGTGCGCGCGCATGCGTTCATTTGTGATTCttgcaaaataattttcttgtaGATTATTTGTATTAGTTATACACGACAACTCGTGTGGATCCTCTtggattaaagaaaataaacagtTTTTTAAGTAGTATCTAGGAAAAGAAACATGAGTCATATCAGCTCTTAACTTAGCAGAAATAACTGAGGAGGAAACTCAAACACTTGCTCCATAGACAAAGCCGAAATAGCTTGtaatgtttctattttatttttcttttgtttgcttTGGAAATTGAGTAGATCAAGTACTTGATATGGGAAGGGGAAAGAGGAAAGAGGAAAGACTAAGCATATTGTATGGttatttaaggattaaaatttaTGCTTGCCTAACAAAGCAACTATCTCAATAACTCATACAGTTGGTTATGGACTTATGGTACAGGgcactttaaaaaattataaaaataaaattaaaaataaaaaatagtgttcAAAAGTCTATCGTGTTTTCTGTCCAAACAAAAAGTATATCATGTTTCAATTATTGAAGTGTAATTTATGCATTTGTtaggtaattttatttcatagcatttgattttaaaatgaaatataatctAACAACTAAAATTAGGAATGGAAGGATGAGAAACAACATAAATTTGGTTGGGTATGTTGGGCAACCAAGCATAAAAGTAGCTAAACTTTGAAATAATCTATGAAGGAAATAAGACGAATGATATCATATTTGTGGCTAtgatctaattttataaattattttaatacatatttatttcAATGCTAGCATGACTCGAACATATATGACTTAATTTACAATGCCAAAAATTtgtgaatttattaaaaaaagttgataattttaatttatatatatatatatatataatcatatgttaaaataattgttgacttttataaaaaaatttaaaaaatcatgttcatcataatttctaattgattaatatatatatatatatatatatatatatatatatatatatatatatatatatatatatatattcgttatcatttaactttctttttataatatatattttgcgCATTTGTGTGTTTTTCTTAAGGGGCATTTGTGAGTTATTGCCTTAATTGGATTCTTATATTATGATTACATAAACTTATATTTTTCCTTCGTTCCctcaattttcttattttaactaCACTCTCTCGCATCTTGCAACCTCATCTCGTGACGTGCTGACATTTAAATCCATGTTTAAGAGTTACCATTTGTTTTATCATTGTTGGACTTGAAGATTTATTCCTTTACATCTTGGGTATTCCTGCTCAAGTTCTATCTCTTCTTAGCAAATTAAAGGAAgaatgtatatattttcttaaaagagtaattgTGATAAGTGTATGTTAAGGATTTGACTTCTCAAAAGCAAGTAGATGTATtctagagaataaaataatgattgaaactataattaagtttaaattttattatatatgtatgtatttgaTTTTGTCATAATTATTAAtgcttattttttaatcaactaTTCTGATACTTTATCATCTAAAGTGTAATCCTCCAACTTTAGAGGAGCCAAATTCGTATGTTAATGGCTATAATTTTCTTTATGGTGAAAGGGAGAGTGGAAGATGTTTCCCACCATAGGAAATGAGCTTGGGAcagttatatttatttagttttaaattaatggttaagatttttcatt
This region includes:
- the LOC114377260 gene encoding auxin-induced protein 22B-like, producing the protein MESRVVFENDLNLKATELRLGLPGTEDKTVHAISIRNNKRQVPETSQESVSISKASPDQHVESDPAPPAKAKIVGWPPIRSYRKQSLQEGDQGDGIYVKVIMDGAPYLRKIDLKVYRGYPELLKALETMFKLTIGEYSEREGYKGSEYAPTYEDKDGDWMLVGDVPWDMFMTSCKRLRVMKGSEARGLGCGV